A part of Scleropages formosus chromosome 3, fSclFor1.1, whole genome shotgun sequence genomic DNA contains:
- the LOC108930694 gene encoding nucleus accumbens-associated protein 1-like, whose protein sequence is MAQTLQMAIPNFGNNVLECLNEQRLQGLYCDVSVVVKGHAFKAHRAVLAASSSYFRDLFNTGSKSSVVELPSAVQPQSFQQILSFCYTGRLSMNVGDQFLLMYTAGFLQIQQIMEKGTEFFLKVSSPSCDSQGLQAEEAPPSEPQSPVTQTSSGAVPGAGVGGANGSVSAASRPASCLTPLPLVSRVKMEQQEASSYSVVCTPVAKRLWEGGSREVGSGGTGGGGGGGMRKAARFSQEAARSSAGQSQGVAGVTGSHGTGTNGGGSNNATNAAASESTSPGTLSAYTSDSPNSYHDDEEEEEIPEDGSEEQYRQICNMYTMYSMLNVGATAGERVDALPDHMTSDTRNRMRVRQDLASLPAELISQIGNRCHPKLYEEGDPAEKLELVTGTSVYITRAQLMNCHVSAGTRHKVLLRRLLASFFDRNTLANSCGTGIRSSTNDPSRKPLDSRVLHAVKLYCQNFATSFKESEMNAIAADMCTNARRVVRKSWIPKLKMLMAEGDAYSSFLADAVKMEADGLSGEPSFEAANLDAGASSEAGASGEPLQGVGGDGSTLF, encoded by the exons ATGGCTCAGACGCTACAGATGGCTATCCCCAATTTCGGCAACAATGTCCTGGAGTGTCTGAACGAGCAGCGGCTGCAGGGCCTGTACTGCGATGTGTCGGTGGTGGTGAAGGGCCATGCCTTCAAAGCGCACCGCGCGGTGTTGGCTGCCAGCAGCTCCTACTTCCGGGACCTATTCAACACAGGCAGTAAGAGCTCGGTGGTGGAGCTGCCCTCGGCCGTGCAGCCCCAGAGCTTCCAGCAGATCCTGTCCTTCTGCTACACCGGGCGCCTCAGCATGAATGTTGGCGACCAGTTCCTGCTCATGTACACCGCTGGCTTTCTGCAAATCCAGCAGATCATGGAGAAAGGGACGGAGTTTTTCCTCAAGGTCAGCTCACCCAGCTGTGATTCGCAGGGGTTACAGGCTGAGGAGGCCCCGCCTTCTGAGCCGCAAAGCCCCGTCACGCAGACGTCCTCCGGGGCGGTGCCAGGGGCTGGGGTCGGAGGAGCCAACGGGAGTGTGTCGGCAGCCAGCCGACCCGCTTCCTGTCTCACCCCGCTGCCTTTAGTTTCCCGGGTTAAAATGGAGCAACAGGAGGCCTCCTCCTATTCGGTGGTCTGCACCCCGGTGGCCAAGCGGCTCTGGGAGGGCGGCAGCCGGGAGGTGGGCAGCGGCGGCACGGGTGGGGGCGGCGGGGGCGGCATGAGAAAGGCAGCCCGCTTCTCCCAGGAGGCAGCGAGGAGCAGTGCTGGGCAGTCGCAGGGAGTGGCTGGAGTGACTGGCAGCCATGGTACTGGCACCAATGGAGGCGGGAGCAACAACGCCACCAACGCTGCTGCCTCGGAAAGCACCAGCCCCGGCACACTGAGTGCCTACACCAGCGACTCTCCAAACTCCTACCATGACgacgaggaagaggaagaaatcCCCGAGGATGGTTCCGAGGAGCAGTATAGGCAGATCTGCAATATGTACACTATGTACAGCATGCTCAACGTGGGGGCGACCG CTGGCGAGCGTGTGGATGCCCTGCCCGACCACATGACTTCCGACACCAGGAACAGGATGCGCGTGCGGCAAGACCTGGCCTCGCTCCCTGCCGAGCTTATCAGTCAGATTGGCAACCGCTGCCACCCCAAGCTCTATGAGGAGGGTGACCCTGCTGAGAAGTTAGAGCTGGTAACAG GTACCAGTGTTTACATCACCCGAGCTCAGCTGATGAACTGTCACGTCAGTGCCGGGACCCGGCACAAAGTGCTGCTAAGGCGGCTGTTGGCGTCCTTCTTTGACCG GAACACCCTGGCTAATAGTTGCGGAACAGGAATCCGCTCCTCTACCAATGACCCTAGCCGCAAGCCGCTGGACAGCCGAGTGCTGCACGCTGTCAAAC TCTACTGCCAGAACTTTGCCACCAGCTTCAAAGAGAGTGAGATGAACGCCATTGCCGCCGACATGTGCACCAATGCACGGCGTGTTGTGCGCAAGAGCTGGATCCCTAAGCTGAAGATGCTGATGGCTGAGGGTGACGCCTACTCCAGCTTCCTTGCTGATGCTGTGAAGATGGAGGCAGATGGCCTGAGCGGAGAGCCCAGCTTTGAGGCAGCTAACTTGGATGCGGGAGCATCCAGTGAGGCGGGCGCCTCTGGAGAGCCTCTCCAAGGTGTTGGTGGAGATGGCAGCACTTTGTTTTAG